A region of the Haematobia irritans isolate KBUSLIRL chromosome 5, ASM5000362v1, whole genome shotgun sequence genome:
GATAATTGGACTCGACCTACTtgtataattttgaatattcaGGGAATATTCTTTTCCTAATATTGTTCAAGTACAAAACAAGAACAGTTGTAGATGGAACATAGGGTACTTGAACCGTAGTTGATTTGAATGATGTAGAATGCAAATATGTTCTAgcataatgttttatttcattcacGTTATTTATACTAAATAACTGATGATTAATCGATATATTAAGTTAACACGTACCATATATCTAGCCTATGCTATATCAATGACTTAAGTAATATTTATGCTGACTTAGTATATTAGTGTAAATGAACTAGTGCAGCAGAAGTCGACAACCTGTCCAATTGTTGACCGTGAAATTagattctttatttaaattggtCGGCTATTGACTTCTGCTGCTTACAatgcaaataatatttaaatatatatgcttgataaTATAGCAGCGTAAATGCTGTTTACTATGGGTTTaatgttaattatatttatgCTATATAATATAGCAGCGTAATGATATAATGAAGCTGCGTTCTTAAACATTCTCCCCCACGTTGAACGCTGCAGGTTCGACTAGcaagatacatttaaatttcGGGTGACTGGGCAGTGTACGTGTCCGGAACGGTTTGACGTGGTTGTGGAGTGGGTGGTTGGATTGATTCACCTCCTCTGTTCAGAAATCGCCATCCAAGGTAGAACATCAACAGCATAGAAGACATGATAAGAGCTGTGTAACTTATCGCCATATGGTGATGTCTGTCGGAACGGTCGGTGGTGCGTAAAGTTGAAATGTCAGCTTCCTGTAGTTTGTTCTGGAGATCTGTTAGCTGCTCGGTATGGTTTATTAAAAGCTGATCAGTCGAGTTGAGAAGTGCAGTGCGTTGTTAGATTAAATTTCGGAAAGCGAGAGTAAGATGCTTGAATAAAGCTTGATGCATTATAATGACCTCGAAGAGTGACTTCCGAGGATTTAAGGGTGCAAATTGGTTCAAGGTTTATGATTCCGGAACCTTGGAGCGTGTATTGTAGAGTTTTTGTTCCGCAAACAGTGCTGACGTCAATTTCACATGTGGTAGCATAAATCTATTGGTTCTTgtgatgttgttgttgccaGATGATAGGCTCCTTGTAAATGTTTGAATTTGTTTGCTGGTTTATGTCTGAACATATCTACTTCGCACGAAGCCGCCGTAGATCCCTTCGAGAACATTGCGTGATTATTATCGCAGATAAAAATGTCACTGCTTGGATGAATACAGTTGCGAATGTCATCGCTGGAGAGTGGCATGTATTCATCTCGATGGAGATTGATCGCCAAGTACTCTGTTTGAGGGTGTATCGCAACAAGGGTGCCGTTCTCGTTTGCGGGCACTGCAAATATCTTCAACAACTCAAACGTTTGCTGGTCAACTAGAGGAAGTCTTATCTCGAACATAACCTTGTCTTTAGTGACTGCTGCCTTTGCTCGAATGATTTTGTAGAATTGAATGAGGTCAATATCATCGAAAGGTAGAACTCGTGATATCGGTAGAGGAGCCTTGATTACGTTAATTTCTCTTTGCAGCTGATGCGGCGTTAGTAAGGATGGACTGATCCTACCGTGATGAGAATCTGTAAGAACATTAACGATTTCCGCTTCAACTTGGCGTAGTCTTGTTGCTGCTAGAGTTAGTTCGTTGGCAAGAAGAGCTACTGTGTGAGCTATCCTTAGCTGAGCTTTGTCTTCTACCACTTGGTTATGTATCGTCGATATGGTGGTTTGGACTTCATTTATTCTAGTTTTTAAGGATAACTCgtcttcctttattatattcaAGGTCGAGTCGATAATTGAGGTTTGATTGTGTAACAGCGATGTGAGGTGGCTTCTGTCCGTCTCTGCTCTTTGTATCGTATTTCCATTTCGGTGGCATAGTCCGCGTCTAGAATTCCAAACAGAGATCTTGCGACATTACCGACAATATTTAGAGCACCTCTACGCAATCTCCTTGGCATGATGATATCTCTATCTTGGATTAAATCTGCTCTAGTTTGTTTGAGATGAGATGCGAAGTTGTTACACATCGTTTCGTGAGGAGACATTTTGCATAGGTCGGAGAACATCTTTATACCGTCAGCGAAGTTGTCAATTTCTGATCTAAAGGGTGTAAGATTGTAGTAGACCATGACCTTCCATTCTGCTGTGGCTATCCGTGCCGTACCAATACCTTCGAAATATAATCcgggttttgtttcaaatggttgTGGTCGCATGGGATTGCATAATACAACCGGTAGTATCAGAAGAGCCAGTAGTGTTGTGCACAATAAATTAAAGTTATTGGGCCTCGATCGTTTTGATGTGTTTGGCTTCTGTTCATGTGTTGGCCTTGTTCTTTTGTGATCCTCCTTTTCTTTGATATCATCATTGAATAATGGCGCTAAGCGATGTATTGGCCGTTTATTTACACCTGATGAAGTTTTGACATCGACTACACGCACGTTCCCATCTTGTCCTTTGTAGGTTTCGATGATGCGTCCAAGTGGACATTGCATGACCGGTACGTTATCCTCCTTGATGATGACAAGTTGGTCGGGTTTGATATTTGCTGAGGTCGTCCTCCATTTGTGTCTCTGTTGGAGTTGTGACAAATATTCACTGGACCACCTATTCCAAAAACTGTGTCTTAGTTCAGACACGAGTTTCCATCTTTTAGATAGTGGTGTTGGTGGCTGGTTTTTTCTGGCGTCAATTTGTGCGGTCAGGGGTCAGTGCGGTTAGATCGTTAGGGTTTGAAGATATGGGAGTTGGTGGTcttgaatttaaaattgcttcaatttCTATGACTACCGTTTCCAGTTCTTCATAAGTGAGGGAGGCGGTGGAAACCGAACGCAGAAGAAGATGCTTGGCTGATTTCACCGCCGCTTCCCAAAGGCCTCCGAAATGGGGGGCTCTGGGTGGGATGAATTTAAATTCGATCATTTCTTTGGTACATGCCCTTCCAATAGTCTCCTGTGATTCCTTCCCGAATATTGAGGTCTCCAGTTCTTTCAGTTGATTTCTAGCCCCAACAAAGTTTGTGCCGTTGTCTGAATATATCGTTTGGCATCGCCCGCGTCgcgagatgaatcttttaagGCTCCAATAAAGGCGTCTGTAGTGAGATCTGTCACAACTTCCATGTGGATTGCCTTTGTGGCAAAACAGCAAAATACTGCGATATACACCTTGTGTGGACGCTTTCCTCTAAGCTTGTAGTGTACCCAAAATGGACCGCAATAATCTACTCCAGTGTTTAAGAAGGGTCGACATGGCGTTATTCTGTCTTCTGGTAAATCACCCATTATCTGTTGATACATTTTTGGTTTGGCCTTCGTACAACGAATGCAATTGTGAACTGTGTTCCTTGCCATTGTTTTGCCCTTTATAATCCAGAATCCCCTTTCTCTTGTAGTATTTAGCAACGTTTGTGGACCGCAGTGATGGTTTTCATTGTGCAGCATCACGAGGATTAGTTTGACGATGGGGTCATTATAAGGCAATATTATTTGATGTTTCATTTCGTATGAGAAATTTGACGCATCTAGTCTTCCGCCAACTCGAAGAATATCTGATTTGTCAAGGAAGGGGGATAGACTGATAATTGGGCTGGATCTGCTGAGTTCTTTGGTTGTCTTTAACTTGTTAATGTCATCTTTGAAGTCAGCTGATTGTATGGTTTTGACTATTAGATGCAAAGCTGAAGTTAATTCTATTGGGCTTAGTAGCTTGGTTGCTAGTCGGTCGGCAGACGATGTCCTGCTGTTTTTGATAAATCGCTGCATATAAGCCACAACTCGTTGAAGACAACCGAACGAATTGCGGTGGTTGATTTCGTAGATGATTTGTTCTAATCACATTTGCGCGGCTGTAGTGACAATAACAGGCTTTCGTTTGAATTCTAATTCACTTGTTGGATGCAATTCCTTCGCGAATTCCTTAGGCCAACTGTCTTCATTTCCATGTTAAAAAAGGTATCCATAGAACCACATGTTGCACTCCGGTAATTGTTCTGGTTTTAAACCTCTGGAGATTAAGTCTGCGGGATTGGTTTTGGAGTCGACGTGTCTCCATTGACTGTTGATGGTAAGGTCTTGTATTTTGCTGATTCGATTAGCCACAAAAGTTTTGAGTGATGATGATGCCGAATTTATCCAATGCAAGACAATTTCGGAATCAGACCAGAAGAAGAGCTGTTTGACTTCGTATcttagtttattttttgttttgttggccAGTTCTGCTCCTAGAAGTGCTGCGCAAAGTTCTAGCCTTGGCAGCGATACCCTTTGGAGAGGCGCAACTCTGGATTTGGCGCACAACAGCCGGACGATTATCCTTTTATTTGGGAGTTTAGATCGAATGTAAATTGCGGCTCCATAAGCCTTTTCTGTTGCGTGCACAAAGACATGCATTTGAATGTGCTGCGCAGTTTGACCGTCGAAAACGTGGCGTGGGATGCGGGTGTTGTCTAACGTATTCACTGCATTACGAAAGGCGTGCCATTTTGTTGTTCGATCTTCGGGGAGTTCATCATCCCAAGATATCTGATCCTCCCAAAGTTGTTGGATGAATATCTTGGCTGCCACTACGACTGGGCCTGCTATACCCAATGGATCGTAGATTCGTGCTACATCTGATATGACAGATCGCTTTGCTATCACTGAGACTGGCTGAAGAATTGCCCTAAGGCAGAATTGATCCGATGCTGGGCTCCATATTAGTCCCAATGCCTTGATTGACGCGTTTTCAAAATCAAGGTTGACTTCTTGATCATCTTGCGGTATGTCTTGAAGGAGTTGGCGATGGTTTGCACACCACTTCCGCAACTTGAAGCCGGCTTCCTTAAGTAAGGAGGTGAGTTGAGATTACATTTCCTTAGCTGTTACTAAACTATCTGAACCGCTCATCCCGTCATCGAAGTAAAAGTCCTGCTTCAGGATCGTTGCGCCAAGCGGATATTTGTCCATCCGGATAGTCGCTAGCCTTTGTAGACACCTTGTCGCCAGATAGGGAGCTGATGATGTTCCATAAGTGACGGTGTTTAGTTGAAAATGTCGTACAGGCTCCCCTGGATTATCCCTCCATAAAATGAGTTGAAGGTTCCTGTCTCGTTCGTCCACGAGAATCTGacgatacattttttcaatatcggTGGTGAAGACAAATCTGGGTAGTCGGAAACGTAGAAGCATTCCAAATATATCCCCTTGCACTGTTGGACCAGTCGTTTAGTGACCGATTTGTTGACGTTTTTGCTGAAGCATCAAATAGGACTCGAAGCTTAGTTGTGCTGCTTTCCGGACGCAAAACACAGTGATGCGGAATGTAGTACCGAGGGCCTGGCAGGGATTTGGGATCGATTTGAGTCATGTGACCAAGATCTTCGTATGACTGCATGAAGTCCTTGTATTGTTTTTCAAGATTGTTATCGCGTTTGAATCGTCGTTCCAAGGCAAGGAACCTGGAATATGCGGATGTTTCTGATTCACCAAGTGTTGCGGCATCCTCAGACAGGGGTAGACGAACAACAAATCTTCCATTGAGTTCTCTGGTTGTGGTTTGAATGACGTGAGTTTCACACGCCTGTTCTGCAACTGTGAGATTGCTTTCTGCAGGAACTTCCtcgattttccagaatttttcaAGTAGTTCGTTTGTTGCTGTATCGTCTTCACTAAAAACTGCACATGTTGCTTCGGTTGTGCTGTCGTGGGCTAATCGTCCACTGGCGATCCACCCAAATTTTGTGTTCTTCAGGACGGGTAAATTGTCTGCTAAGTGTAATGTTCCTGATAGCAGAAGATGAAAGTAAAATTCTGCGCCAAGTACCACATCAATTTTTGCCGAATTTTGGGACGATGGGTCTGCCAGCATTTGGTTTTTGGGAATAGACCAGGATGAAATGTCGAACGATACACTAGATTGATGTGGTATTATGTTTGGGAGAACATAAGCCTCCAGCCTGGATGAAAACTTGCTTGTGAGTGACTCGAATTTAACGTTTACCCGCTGTGTAGCTTTTCTAGATCTTCCACTAATTCCTTGAATACTTAGTGTTGTTCGTTCTGGTTGAATGGTTAGGGCTTTAATTAGTCTTTCGGAGACTATGTTGATTTGGGATCCTGAGTCCAACAATGCTCGGAATTTTCAGGATCGTCCATTGTTGGCTGTTATTTCTATTACTGCTGTTGCGAGTAGAATCCTTGCCGGGCGAGCGTTCGCTGATGCCACTGAGGTTGAGCGTAATGCTTCACTATTAGATTGTGAGGGTTTGTTGCtggcaatttgttgtttttcaagATGCAGCAGCGAATTGTGTTTACATGAACACTTAGTGCATGTCTTGGATGTGCATTCCTTGGAACGATGATCGGGTTTAATACAGTTTACGCAAAACCCTTTCTTTTGTACCCACTTAAGGCGATCCGTAATGTTCATTGCCAAGCACTGTTTACAGTAATATATTCCGCACACAGGGGACATCCACTTGATTTGTACGTTGTTGTTGCAATATTGCCTTTGCCTTGTCCTTTCCACCAACAGATTCAAGTGCTTGGAAGCGGTTTCGTAAAACCTTCAAGAAATTGTTTAACGTCTGTAGCTCTGTGGGGTTTTCCAGCGATTGTTCGTACATGATGTGTGTTTGGCGATCCAATTTTTTGACCAACACATGTAAAAGTACGGGGTCCCAGTTATCGATGTTGATCCCAATGGTCGTCAGTGCGGACAGACTTTCGTTGAGGACGTCGTGGAACTCTTTCAGAGATTTGGACTGGGCCGTTAAGTTTCCCCAgccaaacaatttttgaagtatTGTGGATACTAGGACTCGCTTGTTGTTGTACCTGTCCTTCAACATGTTCCATGCCGTTGTGTAGTTCCCTTCAGTGAGATCCAGGTGACGTATTAATCGTTCTGCTTCCCCGCTCAAATTGGCCTTGAGATACCACATCTTTTGGATTGCCGGAATATCTTGCTCATGTATCATTTTCGAGAATATGTCCGAAAATGGTTGCCACGATAGGCAATCTCCATTGAACCTTGGTATGGATATCTTTGGTAGCTGTAGGTTGGAACTATCCTTTGCTTGCTGCACTGATTCCGAGGTTATGCTTTCGCTTGATTGTGTTTTAGAAAGAGACGCTATTTGAATTGCTACGTTCTCTTCTAAGGCTTCATTGTCATAACCCTCAGCCGCCGGGTTAGCACACATTTCCCAAATGTCCAAATGGATAGTCTCGATCTTCTGCCATAATCTGTCTATAGCAGATAGAGATTGGACTGGTGATTCCTTCGTAGCGATACATAGAACTAGACGTTTCAATGACGATTTAAGTGCTCCTTGATGTCTTATCAATCCATGAATTTTGTTTGTACTGCTGGACCATGATGAAGATTGGTTGCCTGGGTGTGAACCAGCTCCTTGATCTACTAGCAATGATGATGTGGATGTGGATGGGTTGTCTGCGGTAAACCCTGCTCCTCGTTCTGCTGGCAATGGCTTCGTTTGCCTGCTCAGACCTTTAATTAGCTGCTCTACTTCCTCAATAGTTGTATTGTATACGATTCCTATTGATTTATGGATGTCTTCGACAATATACGGGTCATCTTCGCTCAACATCGGATTGTTGCGTATGATATTTTCCGCTGTGTCAAAGGCTTTCCATTGAGCAATTAAATcttcttttttttgtgtaatactcCACAGATCTTCGCTCGTGTGGAGTTTTCTTTATGTTGGCTACCGCTTTTTCTATGTTTGCGGCCCTTTCCTTTTGACGGATTATCAAATTCTCAAGGTTTTCCATTTGTGAATTTCGCTGGTACGGGAAGACTTCAATATCGACTGCGTGCTCTGATTAATGAATTCCTTTGAGTTCCTTACCACTGGTGGGGGGAAACtcgaaatcaattaatattttttatctttGGGGTCACCAAtgaataattttgaatattcaGGGAATATTCTTTTCCTAATATTGTTCATGTACAAAACAAGAACAGTTGTAGATGGAACATAGGGTACTTGAACCGTATGTTGATTTGAATAATGTAgaatgcaaaaatgttctagcataatgttttatttcattcacGTTATTTACACTAAATAACTGATGATTAATCGATATATTAAGTTAACACGTACCGTATATCTAGCCTATGCTATGTCAATGACTTAAGTAATATTTATGCTGACTTAGTATATTAGTGTAAATGAACTAGTGCAGCAGAAGTCGACAACCTGTCCAATTGTTGACGgtgaaattagatttttatttaaattggtcGGCTATTGACTTCTGCTGCTTACAatgcaaataatatttaaatatatatgcttgataaTATAGCAGCGTAAATGCTGTTTACTATGGGTTTaatgttaattatatttatgCTATATAATATAGCAGCGTAAAGATATAATGAAGCTGCGTTCTTGAACACTACTAAAACAAAATGACGGTGTACTCGACctgaaaaacaaacaattaattACTGCTAGTGGTTCAGAAGCTATCCAATTTTTTAAGTGTTCAAacgtaaattttacaaacatccaAGACATTACGGTGCCCCAAGTTGTCCAAGAAAAATTTAGGGGAATGATGGAAGGCCGAATGGGAGTTTTCGCGGAACCAGACGAGACTCTTCCATATAATACCAATATCATAGCTAC
Encoded here:
- the LOC142239824 gene encoding uncharacterized protein LOC142239824; its protein translation is MQRFIKNSRTSSADRLATKLLSPIELTSALHLIVKTIQSADFKDDINKLKTTKELSRSSPIISLSPFLDKSDILRVGGRLDASNFSYEMKHQIILPYNDPIVKLILVMLHNENHHCGPQTLLNTTRERGFWIIKGKTMARNTVHNCIRCTKAKPKMYQQIMGDLPEDRITPCRPFLNTGVDYCGPFWVHYKLRGKRPHKVYIAVFCCFATKAIHMEVVTDLTTDAFIGALKDSSRDAGDAKRYIQTTAQTLLGLEIN
- the LOC142239825 gene encoding uncharacterized protein LOC142239825, whose translation is MLADPSSQNSAKIDVVLGAEFYFHLLLSGTLHLADNLPVLKNTKFGWIASGRLAHDSTTEATCAVFSEDDTATNELLEKFWKIEEVPAESNLTVAEQACETHVIQTTTRELNGRFVVRLPLSEDAATLGESETSAYSRFLALERRFKRDNNLEKQYKDFMQSYEDLGHMTQIDPKSLPGPRYYIPHHCVLRPESSTTKLRVLFDASAKTSTNRSLNDWSNSEAGFKLRKWCANHRQLLQDIPQDDQEVNLDFENASIKALGLIWSPASDQFCLRAILQPVSVIAKRSVISDVARIYDPLGIAGPVVVAAKIFIQQLWEDQISWDDELPEDRTTKWHAFRNAVNTLDNTRIPRHVFDGQTAQHIQMHVFVHATEKAYGAAIYIRSKLPNKRIIVRLLCAKSRVAPLQRVSLPRLELCAALLGAELANKTKNKLRYEVKQLFFWSDSEIVLHWINSASSSLKTFVANRISKIQDLTINSQWRHVDSKTNPADLISRGLKPEQLPECNMWFYGYLF